Proteins encoded within one genomic window of Paramisgurnus dabryanus chromosome 13, PD_genome_1.1, whole genome shotgun sequence:
- the LOC135717745 gene encoding uncharacterized protein C1orf232: MNPMWKVYKSKVMKTLNPDMEEDPVEEVSDVSEDMTTIQEDDGPSAVSQLAKRMQGAGVKGWKSVSGFFHKDDEHQLLEADNQPAADHPLAMKPEEPPRPNKRITGFWDNFATKWHQAAPMRETEAVAASETGGDGSQEVENEAGGRREDGEYQAGQESDAGEGGTSSIGNSFSKYATLGENEDTPTFKWNFVTNKLAELKTKSMAKSN; this comes from the exons ATGAACCCCATGTGGAAAGTCTATAAGAGTAAAGTGATGAAGACCCTCAACCCAGACATGGAGGAAGATCCAGTTGAGGAG GTCAGTGATGTATCTGAAGATATGACAACTATCCAGGAAGATGATGGACCAAGTGCAGTGTCACAACTGGCCAAGCGA ATGCAGGGAGCAGGAGTAAAGGGCTGGAAAAGTGTTTCAGGGTTCTTCCATAAAGATGATGAGCACCAGCTACTGGAGGCTGATAACCAACCAGCTGCAGATCA TCCGCTGGCAATGAAACCAGAGGAGCCTCCGCGACCCAACAAGCGCATCACAGGATTCTGGGATAATTTTGCGACCAAATGGCACCAGGCAGCACCGATGAGGGAAACGGAGGCAGTGGCGGCCTCGGAGACAGGAGGTGACGGCAGTCAGGAGGTGGAGAACGAGGCTGGAGGGAGAAGAGAGGACGGGGAATATCAGGCCGGGCAGGAAAGTGATGCAGGTGAGGGTGGCACCAGCAGCATAGGCAACAGCTTCTCCAAATATGCCACACTGGGAGAAAATGAGGACACGCCCACCTTCAAGTGGAACTTTGTCACCAACAAACTGGCTGAGCTGAAGACTAAAAGCATGGCTAAGAGCAACTAG